GATTATCCTGCGGGGCTGGCGGGTTATCTCGTCAAATGAAACCGAGTACTGCTCATACCCCTCAACAAGATGCGCAAGCGGCCTGCCTGTCTTGGCTTCAAGATCCCGGAACGCTTTCAGTGAAACCTGCCCGTTCCCCTCCGGCGCAAGGCGGAGAATTGCGGAAGAGGCTTTCAGCGCTGTTGACACATCAGCCATCTCCTCACCTTCCATATATCTTGAACCGTTGATCTTTTTCAGGTCGTCATATTCCTCTCTGCTGTTCCAGCTAACGCCGTGGGCGCCTATGCCGTTTTCCCTTATGCTTTTGCCGAGGGTTATGTATTTTTCGTGTATTTTTCTGTAATCACGCTCCACAAAGGTAAGCTTGGGCATGGTTTTGCCGGGTATGGGGTCTTCGTGGCCGTATTTCCAGTCGGTTACATTTTCCTGAGCTATCTCGTCCGGGGAATCGTGGGCAAGGGGGGTCGCCACAAGGTCGTAAACCGGCTTCGGGAAATGCGCCGATGCCGTTTCGGAAAATTTTTCGGCTATGCGGCGGAAGATCTCCCAGTCGCCTGCGGATTCCCAAAGGGGCGCAACAGCCTCTGTCAGCGGGTGCACAAAGGTATGCATGTCGCTGGTGTTGAGGTCGTTCTTCTCATACCATGTAGCGGCGGGAAGAATTATGTCCGAATAAACGGCGGAGGTATCCATGCGGAAGTTGAGATCCACTATGAGATCGACCTTTCCTTCCGCCCCCTTTGCTCCTTTTATGTTCTCGAATCCGAAGCCTGTCTCCTCCGCGTGGACTGAGTGATCCGTGCCGAGAACATGCTTAAGGAAGTATTCATGCCCTTTTGCGCTGGATGATATGGCGTTTCCGCGCCAGATGTACCACACGCGGGGAAAGTTCTCAGGATTGTCCGGTTCCTCTACAGCGAACCTCATCTCCCCTTTTTTCAGTTTTGAGGCGGTTATCTTCATGGCTTTTGTCTTGTCTCCGTCAGCCTCGCGGAGAACCTCCTCTGCTGCGTCTATGGAGCTTCCGCAGAACTGCGGGTAGAAAGGCAGCCAGCCCAGCCGGACAGCTTTTGCATTGAAATCCGCGGAGTGCTGTTCTTTGAATTTCTCCTTATCAGGCACTGCGAAGTAGTCGAATACCGAGCCCTCATACCTGAACTGATCCGAGTGGATGTACCAGAAAGACGGAGCGTTCTGGAGCCTCGGAGGCTTGCACCAGTCTCCTGCCATGGCAAGGGCGGACCATGAGGAGAGCATCGCCACTTTCTCCTGCCCGACATAGTGCGCAAGTCCGCCGCCGTTTACCCCGACGGAACCTGTAAGCATAAGTGCCATTATCGCTGCTCTGTACGAAAGGTCTGAATGATACCATTGATTTACGCCCGCTCCGATTATAATCATGGAACGGCCGCCCGTCTTCTCAGCGTTTTCGGCGAACTCACGGGCAACCTTAATAACCGTCTCCGGCTCTATGCCTGTGAACTGCTGCTGCCATGCGGGGGTGTACGGGGCGTTTTCGTAATAGTTTTCCCCCGCGCCGAGGCTGGCACGGAGTATGTCAAAAACGGTGGCTACATATACATCACCGTGAACGGTTTTTATCCTTTTCGCTCCCGCTTTTCTTTTAACCGGGGTGTATTCACCCTCCGCGCCGTAGCCGTCCGTGCAGAGTTCAACCTCGGCATCACTGAAGGTGAGCACGGGCGAACGCTCCGCCCCCTCTATCCCGTCTGTGCTTTCGAGATTCCATTTCCCCTTTTCCTTTGCCCATCTGTAGCCTATGGTTCCCTTGGGGGAGTAGAGCGCCCCTGTGGACTCATCCATGAGGAGCATTTTCCACGCCGCGTTCTCCTCGCCCGCAAATGCGTCAATGTCCGAGGCGCGGAGATACCTGCCCGCCTTAAAGCCGTCTTTGGTCTCCTCAAGCCTCACGAGGAAAGGAAGGTCGGTGTATTTCTTCACATACTCCGTGAAGTACGGCGTGTCCTTTTTATTGTAAAACTCATTTATTATCACGTTGTTGACAGCAAGCCAGAATGCTGCGTCCTGCCCTTTTTTTAAAGGAACCCAGAGATCCGCATGCTTAACCGCCTGACTGTAGTCCGGAGAAAGCACCACAACCTTTGTTCCCTTATATCTTGATTCCGCAAGGAAGTGGGCATCGGGCGTTCTCGTCATGCTGACGTTGGAGCCCATGAGCACAGTGTACATGGAGTTGTACCAGTCGGCACTTTCACACACGTCAGTCTGCTCGCCCCATATCTGCGGTGAGGCCACAGGGAGGTCGCAGTACCAGTCATAAAAGCTGAGGCATGAACCGCCTATGAGCTGCAGAAATCTTGCGCCCGCCGCATAGCTCACCTGAGACATGGCAGGGATCGGGGAGAACCCTGTTATCCTGTCCGGGCCGTATTTTTTGACAGTGTAAACTGTTGATGCGGCAATGATGTCAAGAACAGTGTCCCAGTCTGTGCGCCTTAAGCCGCCCTTTCCTCTTGCCTGCTGAAAGGATTTTCTCGCCGCCTCGTCCGTCATTATGGATTCCCACGCGGCGACAGGATCTGCGAAGCGTTTTCTGGCGTTAAGCCACAGGTCAAGGAGCCTCCCCCGCACATAGGGGTATTTCACCCTCAGCGGGCTGTAGAGATACCATGAGAATGATGCTCCCCTCGCGCAGCCTCTTGGCTCATAGTTGGGGATTTCGTGATCAAGCTGCGGGTAGTCCACCGCCTGGAGCTCATTGGTGACAATGCCGTTTTTAACGTAAATATTCCAGCTGCAGCTTCCTGTGCAGTTCACACCGTGGGTGCTTCTCACCACCTTGTCATAGGTGCTGCGCACACGGTAAAAATCCTCGCCCGCCCTTTCCGCGGGTTTATGTATATCCTTCATATGGTCAGTTTTTTTCACTGTCATTCCCTGCCTCCTCTGCGGCGGAACACAAACCGCAAAAATAGCGTCAGCACAGCTGCCAGAACTGCGCCCGCGGCAATATGATTAATACCGAACAGCTTTCCGCCTCCGAAATCCCTGAGCAGCTCCTCAATATCCCCGTCAGTGAGGGGTCTTGCGGCATAGGCCGCCGCCATAACCTCAATGGGGATATTCTTCAGAAAATCAGCCGCTCCCTCTGCGCCGAAATCCTCTGCAAACCCGCTTATATCGGATGCCAGATAGCCTCCCTCAAGCCCCATAGCCGAAACGGAATGACATGAAATACACGCAGGAGACCTGCCTGATGATTCAGTTAAGATACCCGCCTGAACAGGGGAAGGGGAAAAGGCCGTGAAAACCGCAAT
The genomic region above belongs to Geovibrio ferrireducens and contains:
- a CDS encoding nitrate reductase subunit alpha, translating into MTVKKTDHMKDIHKPAERAGEDFYRVRSTYDKVVRSTHGVNCTGSCSWNIYVKNGIVTNELQAVDYPQLDHEIPNYEPRGCARGASFSWYLYSPLRVKYPYVRGRLLDLWLNARKRFADPVAAWESIMTDEAARKSFQQARGKGGLRRTDWDTVLDIIAASTVYTVKKYGPDRITGFSPIPAMSQVSYAAGARFLQLIGGSCLSFYDWYCDLPVASPQIWGEQTDVCESADWYNSMYTVLMGSNVSMTRTPDAHFLAESRYKGTKVVVLSPDYSQAVKHADLWVPLKKGQDAAFWLAVNNVIINEFYNKKDTPYFTEYVKKYTDLPFLVRLEETKDGFKAGRYLRASDIDAFAGEENAAWKMLLMDESTGALYSPKGTIGYRWAKEKGKWNLESTDGIEGAERSPVLTFSDAEVELCTDGYGAEGEYTPVKRKAGAKRIKTVHGDVYVATVFDILRASLGAGENYYENAPYTPAWQQQFTGIEPETVIKVAREFAENAEKTGGRSMIIIGAGVNQWYHSDLSYRAAIMALMLTGSVGVNGGGLAHYVGQEKVAMLSSWSALAMAGDWCKPPRLQNAPSFWYIHSDQFRYEGSVFDYFAVPDKEKFKEQHSADFNAKAVRLGWLPFYPQFCGSSIDAAEEVLREADGDKTKAMKITASKLKKGEMRFAVEEPDNPENFPRVWYIWRGNAISSSAKGHEYFLKHVLGTDHSVHAEETGFGFENIKGAKGAEGKVDLIVDLNFRMDTSAVYSDIILPAATWYEKNDLNTSDMHTFVHPLTEAVAPLWESAGDWEIFRRIAEKFSETASAHFPKPVYDLVATPLAHDSPDEIAQENVTDWKYGHEDPIPGKTMPKLTFVERDYRKIHEKYITLGKSIRENGIGAHGVSWNSREEYDDLKKINGSRYMEGEEMADVSTALKASSAILRLAPEGNGQVSLKAFRDLEAKTGRPLAHLVEGYEQYSVSFDEITRQPRRIINSPCWSGKIEKGRTYAPYTLNVEDLVPWRTLTGRQQFYLDHEMYIQAGENLPVYKPELDMEMLGETEGGDGLVLNLLTPHGKWNIHSTYFDNERMLTLSRGGQCVWLSEKDAEKAGITDNDWLEMSNRNGNVVCRAVVSVRIPEGMCLMYHAPERTIDVPLSPSTGKRGGVHNSLSRVRLKPTLMAGGYGQFTYYFNYWGPIGVNRETFVKIRKLNEVRY